One segment of Neodiprion fabricii isolate iyNeoFabr1 chromosome 1, iyNeoFabr1.1, whole genome shotgun sequence DNA contains the following:
- the LOC124183167 gene encoding FAS-associated factor 2, whose amino-acid sequence MADLRIGELSPDQTEKVLQFQDLTGIDDLSVCQDVLHRHNWNLEVAVQEQLNLYEGRPSMYAQDSRSRPPPVIDDTGFRIYFNPPNTSDNGGSLFSYIYTLWCNIVSSIGQLLLAIFRSDIRPISSDPVEDVVNFIRVYEERYGNIHPVFYQGSYSQAISDAKQELRFLLVYLHKDEAQDIDQWCRRTLGDPEVVRFINTRTLFWACNVQSGEGYKVSEALRSGTYPFLALIVLRDNRMTIVGRMEGSPTPSELIPRLQTIMENNEIGLIQARQDRAERSATQSLRQQQDEAYEESLRADQEKDRRREEERRAKEEKEAKEKEELNAQEREIQRIRQEKELTVKKVPLEPNLSNPNVCHLQIKLGERTMKRRFLLSDTTEDVYHWIFCQPDSPANFEITTSYPRRILYPANIIRTLGEAGLTQREVLHVNNLDD is encoded by the exons ATGGCAGATCTTAGAATTGGAGAGTTATCTCCTGATCAAACAGAAAAAGTTCTTCAATTTCAG GACTTGACCGGTATCGATGATTTGTCTGTGTGTCAAGATGTTCTACATCGTCACAATTGGAACTTGGAAGTAGCTGTACAG GAGCAACTCAACCTGTACGAAGGAAGACCCTCCATGTATGCGCAAGATTCACGGTCTCGGCCACCGCCAGTCATCGATGATACGGGATTTCGAATCTATTTTAACCCTCCAAACACTTCGGATAATGGCGGCAGTTTATTCTCTTATATTTACACATTGTGGTGCAATATTGTCTCTAGTATCGGACAACTACTCCTTGCTATATTTCGCTCAGACATTAGACCTA TATCTTCGGATCCTGTGGAGGATGTTGTAAATTTCATAAGAGTATATGAGGAGCGCTACGGAAATATCCATCCTGTATTTTATCAAGGATCCTACAGCCAAGCTATTTCTGATGCAAAACAGGAGCTCAGATTCTTACTAGTTTATTTACACAAAGACGAAGCTCAAGATATTGATCAATGGTGCAG AAGAACTCTGGGCGATCCAGAGGTGGTGAGGTTTATCAACACTCGAACACTATTCTGGGCATGTAACGTCCAGTCTGGAGAAGGCTATAAGGTTTCAGAAGCTCTTAGGTCAGGCACTTACCCTTTCCTTGCCCTTATTGTTCTCAGGGATAACAGAATGACTATCGTTGGGCG CATGGAAGGTTCACCTACACCATCTGAACTGATTCCTCGCCTGCAAACTATTATGGAAAATAACGAAATCGGTCTTATTCAGGCAAGACAAGATAG GGCAGAACGTAGTGCAACTCAGTCTCTGCGTCAGCAACAAGATGAAGCTTATGAGGAATCATTAAGAGCTGACCAAGAGAAGGACCGACGAAGAGAAGAGGAGCGAAGAgcgaaagaagagaaagaagccaaggaaaaagaagaactcAATGCTCAAGAGCGGGAAATTCAAAGAATTCGTCAAGAGAAAGAGCTCACAGTTAAGAAAGTTCCATTAGAGCCCAACCTTTCCAACCCTAATGTGTGTCATCTTCAAATAAAACTCGGCGAAAGAACTATGAAAAGAAGATTTCTATTGTCTGACACAACcgag GACGTGTACCATTGGATATTCTGTCAGCCAGATTCGCCAgctaattttgaaattacaaCTAGTTACCCAAGAAGAATTCTTTATCCAGCCAACATTATACGGACATTGGGTGAAGCTGGATTAACACAGCGAGAAGTGCTACACGTTAATAATTTGGATGATTAA